A region of Rhizobium grahamii DNA encodes the following proteins:
- the purF gene encoding amidophosphoribosyltransferase, with amino-acid sequence MNQSHSLTLNDEFDGDTLHEECGVFGILGHDDASTLTALGLHALQHRGQEAAGIVSFDGLRFHSERHMGLVGDHYTNPTTLARLPGNISIGHNRYSTTGEVALRNVQPLFAELEVGGIAIAHNGNFTNGLTLRRQLIAGGAICQSTSDTEVVLHLIARSRYTSTADRFIDAIRQMEGGYSMLAMTRTKLIAARDPTGIRPLVMGELDGKPIFASETCALDIIGAKFIRDVENGEVIICEIQPDGSISIDARKAGNGQPERLCLFEYVYFARPDSVVGGRSVYVARKNMGINLAKEAPVDADVVVPVPDGGTPAALGYAQESGIPFEYGIIRNHYVGRTFIEPTQQIRAFGVKLKHSANRAMIEGKRVVLVDDSVVRGTTSLKIVQMIRDAGAKEVHLRVASPMIYYPDFYGIDTPDREKLLANQYDSLEAMCKYIGADSLEFLSINGLYRAVGGEDRNDARPQFTDHYFTGDYPTRLLDKEGETMGRKVSLLATNG; translated from the coding sequence ATGAACCAGTCTCATTCCTTGACGCTCAATGACGAATTCGATGGAGACACGCTCCACGAAGAGTGCGGCGTCTTCGGTATCCTTGGCCACGACGATGCGTCGACCCTGACGGCGCTCGGGCTGCACGCCCTGCAGCATCGCGGACAGGAAGCGGCCGGTATCGTCTCCTTCGACGGACTGCGCTTCCACTCCGAGCGGCATATGGGCCTGGTCGGCGACCACTACACCAATCCGACGACCCTCGCCCGCCTGCCGGGCAATATCTCGATCGGCCACAATCGCTATTCCACAACAGGCGAAGTCGCGCTCCGCAACGTGCAGCCGCTCTTCGCCGAGCTTGAAGTCGGCGGCATCGCCATTGCCCACAACGGCAACTTCACCAATGGCCTAACCCTTCGTCGCCAGCTGATCGCCGGCGGCGCCATCTGTCAGTCGACCTCCGACACGGAAGTCGTTCTCCACCTCATCGCCCGCTCGCGCTACACCTCGACCGCTGACCGCTTCATCGATGCGATCCGCCAGATGGAAGGCGGCTACTCGATGCTCGCCATGACGCGCACGAAGCTGATTGCGGCACGCGACCCCACCGGCATCCGCCCCCTCGTCATGGGCGAACTCGACGGCAAGCCGATCTTCGCTTCGGAAACCTGTGCACTCGACATCATCGGCGCGAAATTCATCCGCGACGTCGAGAACGGCGAAGTCATCATCTGCGAGATCCAGCCTGACGGTTCGATCTCGATCGACGCCCGCAAGGCCGGCAATGGCCAGCCGGAGCGCCTCTGCCTCTTCGAATACGTCTATTTCGCCCGTCCGGATTCGGTCGTCGGCGGCCGCAGCGTCTATGTTGCTCGCAAGAACATGGGCATCAACCTTGCCAAGGAAGCGCCCGTCGACGCCGACGTCGTTGTTCCTGTTCCGGATGGCGGCACGCCGGCAGCCCTCGGCTACGCGCAGGAAAGCGGCATTCCGTTCGAATACGGCATCATCCGCAACCACTATGTCGGCCGCACCTTCATCGAGCCGACGCAGCAGATCCGTGCATTCGGCGTCAAGCTCAAGCACTCCGCCAACAGGGCGATGATCGAAGGCAAGCGCGTCGTGCTCGTCGACGATTCGGTCGTGCGCGGCACCACCTCGCTGAAGATCGTACAGATGATCCGCGATGCCGGCGCCAAGGAAGTGCACCTGCGCGTCGCAAGCCCGATGATCTACTACCCTGATTTCTACGGCATCGACACGCCCGATCGCGAGAAGCTGCTGGCCAACCAGTACGACAGCCTCGAAGCCATGTGCAAATATATCGGCGCGGACTCGCTGGAATTCCTGTCGATCAACGGCCTTTATCGCGCCGTCGGCGGCGAGGATCGCAACGACGCCCGCCCGCAGTTTACCGATCACTACTTCACCGGCGACTACCCGACCCGCCTCCTCGACAAGGAAGGCGAGACGATGGGCCGCAAGGTTTCCCTGCTGGCGACCAACGGCTGA